The Homoserinimonas aerilata nucleotide sequence GTTCACGCGGTCGACGTAGCGCTGCGTGGTGGGCAGCGGGGTGATCTGTGCGCGCCAGTCCGCGCCGAGCAGGAACTCGAGGTCCGCCTCGATCGCGGGCAGGCGTGTGAGCTGCGGCGTGATGAATGCGGATGCGATGGGGTCGTCGGCGAGGCGGGCGGCGGCCGCCTCGATCGCCTCGTAGATGAAGAAGTGCTGGGCGACGAGCGCAACATAGTCGTCACGCGTGCCGGTGCCCTTCATGAGGTCGGTCATGAAGCCCGCACCCTCGCTCTGGCCGTGGCTGGTCCAGGTGCGCTCGCGGAGGGCCTGGGAGAAGGGAATGACGGTCACGAAGGGTCTCCAAAGATTGGGTTAGGCAACCCTAATATAGTAGCGGGTTACTGACACGTTGTCAGCACATTTGCGTAACTGTGACCCGAAACCGTGGCCTGAAACCCCGAAAAGGTAGTTCAGTGCGGTCGCGGCGACACGCCCAGCGTCGCGCAGGCCTTGTCGTAGAGCACGACGATCTCTCGACGGATCTCGGCGCGCTCCGAGATCTCGGCCGTCCAGGGCACGGTCAGTGCCTGCGCTTGGCCGGCGGCGCTGTACGTCCACTGCCCGCCGTGCTGGTCGAGGTCGATCATGGTCGCCGACTCGGCATCCGGTGTTCCGAAGGCGCGCGCGATGAGCAGATTGTCGTCGCTGTGGTCGTCGTTCATGTGGTGGAGCACTGCGGCGATGACGTCGGGGGTGAAGGTGTTCTGTGAAGTTGGCACGAAACATACGGTACCCGGTGCCGGTTCTGCGCGACTATGGGGTATGCCCATCACACCTGACACGAAGAACTGGACCTGGGTGCTGGAGCGCCCGTGCCCCGAATGCCATTTCGACGCCTCCACCTTCAGCTCGCGCGATGTCGCGGAGATGGTGCGCTCGAATGCGGATGCGTGGCCGACCATTCTGAGGCATCCGGATGCGTCGGTGCGGCCGAATGACACGACCTGGTCGCCCCTGGAGTATGCGGCTCATGTGCGTGACGTGTTCGGCCTGTTCCGTGCGCGGCTGCAGCTCATGCTCGACGAGGTCGACCCGGTCTTCGATGACTGGGATCAGGACGAGACGGCCGTGCGTGAGCGCTACGGCGAGCAGGATCCGGGCACTGTAGCCCGCGAGTTGGTCGCCGCAGCCGCAGAGATGGCCGCGCTGCTGGACTCGGTCGACAACCAGGCGTGGGGTCGCACGGGTCGCCGCAGCGATGGCGCGAGCTTCACGATCGACACCTTCGCGAAGTACCTGATTCACGACTCGCTGCACCACCTCTGGGATGTGAGGTAGCTCAGCCTCGACTGCGGATCAGCTGCCGAGGGATGCCCGCAGCGGCCACTTCTGGTTGTCGAGGATGAACTGGGCGCAGCGGCCGTCGAGCGAGTTGACGACGATGGGCGCCATCAGGTTGGTGGTCGTGGTGCCGTCGGTTCCGGGGTTCGCGACGACGAGCACGAGGGCGTCGTCGGCGGAGGTGAGGCCGATCTCGTCGGCCTGTTCGTCGCTGAGCTCGGGGGAGTAGGCGGGCAGGTAGACGCCGGCATCGAGAACGAAGATGCGCGGGCCGCCCGGCGCCTGCAGGGTGAAGAGGCCGACGGCACCGGCTACGGGCGTGAGCAGGAAGTCGGTGTGCGGGGCGAAGCCGGGGGGCGGCGTGATGAAGCGCAGCTCGGCGATGGGCGCGTTCGGGCGGGCACCGGCGGGGCGTGTGTTCACGGGGCGGCCGATGGCCTGTGCGGTGCTCATCGCAGGAAGTCCATCAGCGTCGGCTGCAGAACGCGGGCTGTCACAGAGAGCGTCGACTGGTAGGTCAGCTCCTGCACCTGCAGGTCGATGAGGGCCTTGGCCAGGTCGAGGTCCTCGACGTCGGAGCGCTGGATCTCCAGCGCGACCGTCTGGTTCACGTTCGTCTCCTTGGCGTTCAGAATCTGCGAATGTCGCGCTCCGATGGTGGCTTGGGCGCCACGAACGGCCTCGAGGCGTGTGTCGAGCTCCCCGATCCGGGTGCTCACATTGGTGCCGCTGCGCAGGTCGGCCACGATGTTGTCGACGAGGGCGAAGACGGATGTCGCTCCGGTTCCGAAGACCTCGTCGCCACTCGCGTCGACCCGCACGGTGGTGACGGCGTCGATGCGACGCTCGACCGTGGCACCCGCAGCTCCCGTGTAGCTGTAGTCGGGGTTGAAGGCGACTCCCGCATCCGAGCTGCCGGCGAAGATGGAGCGGCCCAGATACTGGGAGTTGGCGCGGGTGAGGAGCTCGGAGCTGAGGCCCTCGAGTTCGACGGCGATGGCCTCCTTGGCGGTGGGCGACATGGAGCCGTCGTTGGCGCCGCGCACGGTGAGATCGCGCACGCGGTTCAGGAGGCTGTCGACCCCCATGAGAGTGGAGTCGACGGTGCTGAGCCATCCGTCGCCGTCGGAGATGTTGCGGGAGTACTGCTCGGTGGCCCGCTGCGCGGCGCGCACCTGCAGCGAACTGGCCGTGCCGGTGGGGTCGTCGGAGGGCTTGCCGATCTTCTTCAGGCTGGAGGCCTGATCTTGAAGCCGGCCCAGGGCGGCCTTGTTCAGGTCGAGGTTCTGCTGAGCATTGCGCATCAGCAGATTGGATGTCGTGCGCGTGATCATGGCTTACCTTCCGACGAGGCCGGTGCGGTTGATGAGGGTGTCGAGCATCTCGTCGACGGCGGTCATGACGCGCGCGGCACCCTGATAGGCGAGCTGGAAGCTCATCATGTTGACGTTCTCCTCGTCGAGGTCGACGGAGGAGTGCGAGAGCTGGGAGCCGATGGCGGAGCCTGCGGCGAGATCGGCGAGGCCGGACTGCTGGGCCGCCGTGCGGGAGGCGACGCCGATTCCGGTGACGATCGACGACCAGAGCGAGTCGGCGCCGTCGCGGGCGGTGCCGAGCTGCGCGAGCTGGTCTGCCACGCTGCCGTTGTAGCCGCCGGCCCCGGGGAGGGCCGAGGCGATGCCGTCGACGGATGTCGGCACGACGCTGAGGCCGAGTGCGGCGGGCATGCCCGCGGAGAAGCCGAAGAAGTCGAGGTTGGTGGCCCCGGACTTGCTCTCGCCCGTGCGGTGCACCATGTTGACCTTGTCGGCGAGCAGCTGGGCGAGGGAGTTGTACGACTCGGCCGCCTCGGCGATGGCGCCGCCCGTCTGGCTGCCGTCGGAGGGAGCAAGCATGGCCAGTGCGCCGCCGAGCTCGCCGCCGCTGAGGGCGATCGCGCCCGGGCGGTGCGCCCATTCGAGATGGATCGGGTCGCCGTCGCGCATGAGATAGCTGCCGCTCGTCTTCACAGGCTTGAAGGTCTCGCCCGAGACGAGGGGGTTGCCGCCGATGAGCACCTCGTACTCGCCGTCGGCGTTCTCGCGGGCGACGCCGCCCGAGAGGGTTGCGATGGTCGTGGCGAGATCGGCACGCTTGTCGAGCATCTCGTTGACGTTGCCGCCCGCGTTCTGGGTCGAGCGGATGAGCTTGTTGAGATCGGCGAGCTGGACGCCCGCGTTGTTGAGCTCGGCGACCATGCCGTCTGCCTGCTGCCGCAACTGCGACCACTGGGTCTCGGCATCCGTGTAACCGCGAGCGATCTGGGAGGCGAGCACGCCCGCCTTCTCGAGCAGCACCCCCGCGGCCGCCGGCTCGCCGGCCCGGTTGGAGACGTCATGCCAGGCGGCCCAGAAGTCCTGCAGCTGGGCGGAGAGGCCGTTCTCGCCGGGCTCCTGCAGTGTCGCCTCGAGCGAGGCCATGGCGTTCGCCTGAACGCCCCAGTAGCCGGCGCTCGCCGTGGTCGTGCGCACCTTGGCGTCGAGGAAGATGTTGCCGAGGCGGGCGATTCCCTCGGTGGAGACACCCTGGCCGACGCGGATGCCGTTCGAGAGAACGCCCGTGTTGGCGACCCCGCCGATGGACGATGTGGTGATGCGCTGCCGGGTGTAGCCGGACGTGTTGGCGTTGGCGATGTTCTGGCCGACCACGTCGAGCCCCAGCCGGGCGGCGGTGAGGGCGGTGTAGGCGGTGTTCAGTCCGCTGAATGTGCTCATAGGGCTGCTCAGAGTCTCTTGTCGATCAGGCGGGCGTCGGCGCCGCTGCTGGCGGTTCCGCTGGAGTCGTAGGTGCCGGCATCCGGCGACAGGCTTGCGAGGGTCTCCTGCGTGGAGCGCAGGGCGGAGCGCAGGAACTGCTCGTTGAGGTCGCGCAGCTGCTGGATCTCGGCGGTCAGCTCGGTCATGGCCCGCAGATGGTTGTCGAAGATCTCGCCCCAGGGGCCCTCGGGGGCG carries:
- a CDS encoding heme oxygenase (biliverdin-producing) gives rise to the protein MTVIPFSQALRERTWTSHGQSEGAGFMTDLMKGTGTRDDYVALVAQHFFIYEAIEAAAARLADDPIASAFITPQLTRLPAIEADLEFLLGADWRAQITPLPTTQRYVDRVNEVADWTGGFIAHHYTRYLGDLSGGQHIYKVMQRHFGFDTNGVGFYIFDQIASPAEFKNEYREQLDAVDWSPEERERVIDEVLLAYRFNTELFEDLAAAKAAA
- a CDS encoding DUF2470 domain-containing protein → MPTSQNTFTPDVIAAVLHHMNDDHSDDNLLIARAFGTPDAESATMIDLDQHGGQWTYSAAGQAQALTVPWTAEISERAEIRREIVVLYDKACATLGVSPRPH
- a CDS encoding DinB family protein, producing MPITPDTKNWTWVLERPCPECHFDASTFSSRDVAEMVRSNADAWPTILRHPDASVRPNDTTWSPLEYAAHVRDVFGLFRARLQLMLDEVDPVFDDWDQDETAVRERYGEQDPGTVARELVAAAAEMAALLDSVDNQAWGRTGRRSDGASFTIDTFAKYLIHDSLHHLWDVR
- the fliW gene encoding flagellar assembly protein FliW gives rise to the protein MSTAQAIGRPVNTRPAGARPNAPIAELRFITPPPGFAPHTDFLLTPVAGAVGLFTLQAPGGPRIFVLDAGVYLPAYSPELSDEQADEIGLTSADDALVLVVANPGTDGTTTTNLMAPIVVNSLDGRCAQFILDNQKWPLRASLGS
- the flgL gene encoding flagellar hook-associated protein FlgL, which produces MITRTTSNLLMRNAQQNLDLNKAALGRLQDQASSLKKIGKPSDDPTGTASSLQVRAAQRATEQYSRNISDGDGWLSTVDSTLMGVDSLLNRVRDLTVRGANDGSMSPTAKEAIAVELEGLSSELLTRANSQYLGRSIFAGSSDAGVAFNPDYSYTGAAGATVERRIDAVTTVRVDASGDEVFGTGATSVFALVDNIVADLRSGTNVSTRIGELDTRLEAVRGAQATIGARHSQILNAKETNVNQTVALEIQRSDVEDLDLAKALIDLQVQELTYQSTLSVTARVLQPTLMDFLR
- the flgK gene encoding flagellar hook-associated protein FlgK, which codes for MSTFSGLNTAYTALTAARLGLDVVGQNIANANTSGYTRQRITTSSIGGVANTGVLSNGIRVGQGVSTEGIARLGNIFLDAKVRTTTASAGYWGVQANAMASLEATLQEPGENGLSAQLQDFWAAWHDVSNRAGEPAAAGVLLEKAGVLASQIARGYTDAETQWSQLRQQADGMVAELNNAGVQLADLNKLIRSTQNAGGNVNEMLDKRADLATTIATLSGGVARENADGEYEVLIGGNPLVSGETFKPVKTSGSYLMRDGDPIHLEWAHRPGAIALSGGELGGALAMLAPSDGSQTGGAIAEAAESYNSLAQLLADKVNMVHRTGESKSGATNLDFFGFSAGMPAALGLSVVPTSVDGIASALPGAGGYNGSVADQLAQLGTARDGADSLWSSIVTGIGVASRTAAQQSGLADLAAGSAIGSQLSHSSVDLDEENVNMMSFQLAYQGAARVMTAVDEMLDTLINRTGLVGR